The Oncorhynchus nerka isolate Pitt River linkage group LG15, Oner_Uvic_2.0, whole genome shotgun sequence genome contains the following window.
AGTTCTTCTGCACCAGGAAGGCAGAGACGCCACAGAGGTTCCAGAGCAGTTGGTGGTGGGCCCAGTCCAGTATCACATCTAGCACCTGCATACAGTGGTGTTTCCATAGCAACGAGAAGCGCGGCGTGCCGTCACCCAACCGACTAAGGCTCCATGGCCGGTGGGTCAGCGCCGTCACCACTTCCGGGTCAGCCTGACGCATCTGGGATCAGGGGTTAGAGGgcaatggagagaaagagggaagggatTTTACTACGAGTTTATCAGGTCAAATCTTTCAAATGTCTATCTGTAATCTAATTTTCTTCCCATAGTGAAGCTGAAATTAAAATGGCTGCCATTTCATGGAAACTTAAATCAATTGTTAGTCCTCTAatacagagacaaagacacaTCTAACCCAGCAcccatatagacagacagcccactACTATCCTCTTGTCAACCCAACAGCCCACAGTTACCCTGTAGATGACTTTGGGCTCAAAGGAACAGACAATGCTGGTGTTGTAAAGCACAGGGTGTTTCTGATACATCTCCTTTAGGGCTGCCGCTgcctgggagaggaggagagaagaacagAACATGATAAGGTCATTAATACACTTTCTGTTTCTTTGTAGagtctgtgtatatttgtgtatGTGTACCTCTCAGACCCACTGGTGAGCCAGCAACTGTTGGGGGGTCAGttagatcagtggttcccaaactgtggagCGTGCAAAGGGGTCGGCAGAGGGGGTGCAgagccccccaaaaaaaagatCTCAGTCGGGCCTTAAACTTACTCTTGaatgttgtaatagtagaatgcacaaggtgtaATTTCgaaaattgggtagtgcatcatcagttcctcttgtcatgttagtCATTGCAGACCTTAGAGAGTCTGCAATGACTTGTCAGAATTCTCCTATTGTATGAGTCACTCAGATATGACATGAACACACAATGTGTAGAATTgtgggaaattagctttaaaacagcaaaaGATGTTCCCCCAATGATGGAAGAGGGGCCGGCCGGAGTGGAAAAGTTTGGGAACCGCTGAGTTTATGACTGCTCTCAATTCTCAATTTCTTGAACTGAAGTGGACCACTGACTAAAACCACAGGCTTTCAACAGGCCTAGCTGGTCCATGACTGATCTAAAAGTGTACTGTTAAACAGCAAACAAGAGAATTATCAAGCTTAGGCTTAAGAAGAAGACAAAGAAGTACTCAGTAGTGTGAAACTGTGTATAGTCACAAACATCTTTATCTGAGGCTTCTGATTGGCTGTACCTCATCTGGGTGACCTTTGACATCAAAGTAGATGGTGAGCTGCAGTTTGATGCATTCCTCCACAGCCTCCTGCAGAGTGGGGACCTTCTCTCCCTGGAACTTGTCACTGTAGGAGCCACATAACATATACCGTGCCATCATTGGTTCTGTCCCAGCTAACGAATAAGCACAGAACACAATTTAAACCATGATCAGTTATTCATTTGAATATGTGTTTTAGTGTTGGGAACAAGAACATGCACACACTGCGACCTCCAGGACCGGAGCTGTCCTACAgtatcactccatctctctcttcccactcACCGGAGTCGGTGCTTAGCGGCAGCGTCCAGTTTACACAGCCCAGAGAAGTTTAGCTGTGTGAGGGGTCCCGACCCGTTGGTGGTTCGGTCTACAGTCTCATCGTGCATCAGAATAGGGACTCCGTCTGATGTGAACTCCAAGTCCAGCTCTACGCCGGTCGCCCCGTTCTTATGTGcctagagatgcagagagagagagggagatgagaccaGGAAGGTTTGCCATAATCATCTGGAGGCTATGTAAGGGGAGCGAGAGAAAATGTTGTGGCTTTCAAGAACCACGAATCCTTGTTGAACAAATACTTCTCTCCTCGACTTCCTGACTCACCTCCCGGATGGCAGCCATGGTATTCTCCGGCGCATCATGCCCTCCACCCCGGTGAGCGACTAGGGACACCCCACCCGAAGCAGCGTTCTTAGCGGGCCGAAGCACCTGTCTCGCCTGGCTGGTCGGGACTTGGGGAAAACGGAACATGATCAGAAAGGCATAGAGGCAGGCGGTGAGGGCGGTGGACCATATCGGGCTCCGTGTTCCGAGGAGAACGATCGCGAACACCACAGAGAATAGGGCGATTTCGTCTCCGAGTTGAAGCATTTTTGCGCCGAGTCCATACGGTCACTGACTCACAATTCTGCGGTGTAGCCTGTTCAACACACTTCTGCTATGCTGTTGGACAGACAACAGTGCATTAACACTGTCATAAAGTTACAATTTCTTAATAGGCCAACGAAGCTTGGAAAGATATCTCAATATTGTTCAAGTTGGCTGCAAACAGTGACACTTCTTTGGTAGATCGGCACTCGGGACTCCACCGAAGATAGTCTTGACATTCTTCAGTCTATGCAGAAGCAAGACACAAAATCATTCAGTGGCAACATTTGAAATCGTTAGCGTAGTTTCACAACATCCTATTCACATGATCAAACAGCGACATTGTTGCCTCATAACTGTCATATATGACCTCCCACTTTTAGGTTTGTGGAACCTAAagtttaaaataaaatgtaaaagacTTGCGCAATAAATATTATGCTTTTCAAAAATGATTATTGTTCACATTTATTAATATTAGAGATAAAAGTTATTGCACAAATACTTTATTTTGACCATATGTCGCTCTGCCCACAAGAGGGCGGAATTGCTCTTGGAACATTGCGTAAATTACTTCCTGTGCCAAAGTGCAAGGTCTGACCTAGCCATCTGGCTAACAGCGTGAATGATACCTTCCTGAGATGTTTTCTCACATATTTTGCAAGATAGAAGCCAGCTAACATGGTTGGTAAATGAGTTATTTCTTATTGTCGCTTGACTCAATATTAGACTGTCAGTTGTATATATAGCCACTAATATAGAATAGAGTAAAAAATAATACCGTTAGAATAAATTGGATGAATGAGGATGCAGCAAAATAATCGGTTCTCTGTTGTATGGCTTCTTGCTCTCTAAACAGTTAGTAGTTTTAAACAAAAACAAAGTATTTTTGTATTTCTCATGTCTCCATCTGTTgccctctaccctaccctctctctgtctctatcccacagCATAGGTCTACAACACTCTTCCCTCGGCTGTCCTACCATGTGCTGGCCCACTGCAGAGGATACTGTGTGTTGAGAGGCAGCTCAAGGTCACTAATCTGTGGCCCACAACCCCATGTAGTCAGCCGACTGGACCCAAGATGGACGCCTAGTATCCAACACAGCTACCCAGTACCCCCATCCCCCCACGTCACTGCTCTCACCAAATACTCTGACTTATCCACCCCAAAATACAACCTCATCTACTCCTTACCTCACATCAAACTCCTGAGAGCGGTCTCCAGACTCAAACTGATCCAAACCGGAATCACCATGCTCTTACTCCCGCCCGTATACTACATGTATTTCCAAGGAGATGCTTCGTACCTACTGGTTAGCTACAGCACGGGGATAGCGGCGTTCGCCGCCGTCATGCTCTTCTCGGCTAGTCACTACCTGAGACGCGTCGTCGGGATGATGTACTTGGATGAGTCCCAGACGACGCTGAAAGTGTCTCACCTGACGTTCTGGGGACGCAGGAAGGACGTGTATCTGCCCGTGACGGACGTTATGACTCTGGGGGACACCGGGGACTCCATAGGGGAGACTATATTAAGGTTGAAGAGATATAGTAGTTCTGAGACGCTGTACTTCTCCACTAGACTGGGACGTGTGGTGGATAGGCAGGCCTTTGAGAAAGTGTTTGGGACTTTGATTTGATGTTTTTATAGGGCTTTTCAGAGCCAAACCAGGCTGTACTGAGCCGAACAGAGCCAAACCAGGCTGTACTGAGCCCAGCCAAGCTACTGAGCCGAACAGAGCCCAGCCAAGCATCCACTATAGTTCCTGGAACTGTGCTGAAAATATCTGAGCCAGCAGTTAGGTCTGGGTTGACACAGTGGTGTGAAAAGGGTATTTTATGTTGTGAGCATTTAAAATGTTGTATATTCAGCAGCTAGAGATGCCTACCTACATATACTGCAGTCTGTTCTGTCCCATTTCTTGACTACTGTGTGTGACCAAAAGAACCAGTGACATTTTGTGTTGGACAGCTGCTCAGACTCACAGCCTTCAATCACCCTCATCATTTAAGCAACAAATATTTGACAGGTTTATTTTAAGGTACAGTACACAAAACACTATACAGAAAATGTCTACAGTTATTTGACCTTCAGAAAGTCCATTGCAATCAATCATCCCACAGTCATTTATGGAAATCATTTTCTTAAAGAGTTGGAGTGAAATAATGTACAGTAATATACAGGAGTGTATACCCTGATGGTCATCTATGAAGATCTTGAAGAaccatctggccttaatggccatataCCCTTCATCTCcatccagcacagccagaagaggactggccacccctcagagcctggttcctctctaggtttcctcctaggttcctgcctttctagggagcttttcctagacactgtgcttctacatctgcattgcttgctgttttgagttgtaggctggatttctgtaaaatcactttgtgacatcagctgatgtaaaaagggctttgtaaatacatttgattgattggagGAGTGTCAACCTCTTCACTGCAGGTTGACAGTATGGGTCTGTTTGAGCAGGGCCACAGTGGATTCCTGTGTAGACTCTACTTGAGCTCAGCGATTGCGTCATTAAAGATATCCAGGAAGAGATGAGCATGGTGTTCCTTGAACACCAGAGCTGGTCGGAACCGGATAGACTGGGTTCCACAGCCCCCTAGAACCACACCTGGAACAAGAAAACAACATCATAAATAGTATTCATTCTTTACTAACAAATCAACGATTCACTTGATAGTACTACTGAATGTAAGTGATATGGATGTACCTTATTGATACTAAGCTAGTAAATATTATGCTGGATATTGTCCTGCATGTTCTTGAATCATTTGATAATCTTGCTAAATTGATAGTCTTATTCTTTTAGATTATTCATCACATCCTACATGCTAAGAGTCTTACCCTTATTCCTGGCCTAGAGGATTCATCACATCCTACATGCTAAGAGTCTTACCCTTATTCCTGACCTGGAGAATTCATCAGATCCTACATGCTAAGAGTCTTACCCTTATTCCTGACCTGGAGAATTCATCAGATCCTACATGCTAAGAGTCTTACCCTTATTCCTGGCCTAGAGGATTCATCACATCCTACATGCTAAGAGTCTTACCCTTATTCCTGGCCTAGAGGATTCATCACATCCTACATGCTAAGAGTCTTACCCTTATTCCTGACCTGGAGAATTCATCAGATCCTACATGCTAAGAGTCTTACCCTTATTCCTGGccttgaggaggaggaggttgcgTGTGTCTTCATCCTTAACATCGATGGCACAGAACGTCCCGATGCCCCTCGCTTTACTGAGCAAGTGGGGGTACTTATCCTTGAAGAGAGAGGAGCGGGGTGATGCATGctgtctcatacacacacacactacaaacgaCCACTCTCCCTCTACTCAACACAACCACAGTAAACATCAAACAGTGATCATTCTTCACTCCCCTAACAGTGACTCCTAACCTTTGACCCTAACTCACCTGTAGGTCGTAGAGTCCCTCCAGCATGACCTTGCCTGACCTCTTGGCCTGGTCCAGCAGGTTCTCTGTTTTGATGACCTTTATGACCTCGGTCAGCAACAGGTTCTTAGTGTGGTCTCCAAGCCACGTGTTGAAGATCCTGAACGGCTGGAGAAGaaaataagaggagaggagagaagaagcagagagaagaggagatgggagaagaagtgaggagagaagagaagaagcagagaggagaggagatgagagaagaaacagagaagaggagatgggagaagaagtgaggagagaagagaaagaaaagaaaataaGGTAAAAAGGTTGATATAAAagtaccacatacacacacatacacacccacccacacacacacactaccttgtCAGGCTGAAAGCTATCTTTCTGGTAGTATCCTCCTGTCAGCATCTTCTTGCTGAAGGAGACGATGTCAGCGGGGTCGTCCAATCCCCAGTGCTCGTGGGCCCAGAATTTCCCCGTAGACCCACCCCCTGTCTGCACCTCATCCACTAGGAAGGCACAGCCATGCTGACGGACACACAAAGGTCAGTAGGTTGAAATGACTAAAGACCTGTGTAATCACAATACTGTTTACAGTGTACTTACACAGTAAAGTACTGATTTCTAGATGAGTGTACCTTGATAGCTTCATATTATTTACCAATCAATGTATTTAAAGAAGTATTTGATAAAACACACCTTGGTAGGTGTGGCTTATACCAAGTCTCAATTAAAGGAATTCTACTCAATATCTACTAATTTGATCATTTTCACTAACAATCAAGAGAATCAAATCAGTTAAGATTGTCAGCATGATTCATATCCCTCCAGATGCTCTGTACTCTGTCTAACCAGTAAGGATCCTTTCTCTACCTTCTTGGTGATTCCCCTGAGCTTCCTGTAGAAGTCGAAGGAGGCGTGGTTATCCCCTCCCTCTGCCTGGATTGGCTCGATCACCACCCCCGCTACGTGCCGACCCTTCTGATTCCACTTCACTATCAGGTCCTCCGCCTGAGATGGGAGGGATTGAACAAGAGATGAGAGGAATAGAGGCGAGAATGAAGGTCAGGGGGGAGAATGAAAGAAAGGATAGTTCAGATGGATGGGAATGGATTGATGAGAGGAATAAGGGATGAGAGTCAGTTGGATGGTCAGATTAGGAagaagagatactgtatatatagagagagactcacCTCCTCCAGGCAGCGTGCCTCCTCCCGTGTGTTCTCCCTCTCAAACTGGTCCAGGGGGTACCTCAGCTGGGGGAAGGGGGCGATGGGCCAGTCAAAAGACGGCACGTCTAGCTTCTGTATGGCCTTGGTGTGAGTGGTGGCCAGACAGCCTGGAAGAATAGAAGAGCCTTGAGTTCAGACTTGATATTAGGTGGTTCTAAAAACCTATGTATTGTCATTGCAATTACCTACATCCCAGTTGGAAGTACCTTGTGTACCCACTCAGTACCCTGGTCAGATTGTATCAGCCTAAGTAACTACTATGTAAGTACCTTGTGTACCCACTCAGTACCCTAGTCAGATTGTATCAGCCTAAGTAACTACTATGTAAGTACCTTGTGTACCCACACAGTACCCTGGTCAGATTGTATCAGCCTAAGTAACTACTATGTAAGAACCGTGTGTACCCACTCAGTACCCTGGTCAGATTGTATCAGCCTAAGTAATTACTATGTAAGTACCGTGTGTACCCACACAGTACCCTAGTCAGATTGTATCAGCCTAAGTAATTACTATGTAAGTACCGTGTGTACCCACTCAGTACCCTGGTCAGATTGTATCAGCCTAAGTAACTACTATGTAAGTACCGTGTGTACCCACTCAGTACCCTAGTCAGATTGTATCAGCCTAAGTAATTACTATGTAAGTACCGTGTGTACCCACTCAGTACCCTGGTCAGATTGTATCAGCCTAAGTAACTACTATGTAAGTACCGTGTGTACCCACTCAGTACCCTAGTCAGATTGTATCAGCCTAAGTAACTACTATGTAAGTACCTTGTGTACCCACTCAGTACCCTAGTCAGATTGTATCAGCCAAAGTAACTACTATGTAAGTACCGTGTGTACCCACTCAGTACCCTAGTCAGATTGTATCAGCCTAAGTAATTACTATGTAAGTACATATTAAAGTCTTACCCAGAGTTCTTCCGTGAAATCCGCCCATGAAGGACAGAAGAGTCAGGTCAGGGCAGCCAGGAACCTGGAAAAAGAATGAGAGAACACCAGCCTGACAAACTGCTGGCCCTATATAACAAAATGACAAACAGGAGAGTTGTGAGGGAGTGTGAGTTACCTACCTGGTTGATGACACTAGTTCTTACTTCCTCTGGAGTTGGTTCTGGAGTTCCTCTCATCTTGTTCTAAGAAACACATAGAGTAAAAGCCTGCTATTTATACAGCCCATATTTAATATAGACTTTATAATTGCGTTACTATCCATGGTCCTGCCCTTACTCTGTACCAGATGAAGATGGCTTTGTAGGCGTTCTCATTGGAGCAGGATCCACAGGCCATGGTCTGGACCCGGCTGAAG
Protein-coding sequences here:
- the gde1 gene encoding glycerophosphodiester phosphodiesterase 1, coding for MLQLGDEIALFSVVFAIVLLGTRSPIWSTALTACLYAFLIMFRFPQVPTSQARQVLRPAKNAASGGVSLVAHRGGGHDAPENTMAAIREAHKNGATGVELDLEFTSDGVPILMHDETVDRTTNGSGPLTQLNFSGLCKLDAAAKHRLRDKFQGEKVPTLQEAVEECIKLQLTIYFDVKGHPDEAAAALKEMYQKHPVLYNTSIVCSFEPKVIYRMRQADPEVVTALTHRPWSLSRLGDGTPRFSLLWKHHCMQVLDVILDWAHHQLLWNLCGVSAFLVQKNFISLDYVQYWAQRGVEVVGWTVNTAEEKQYYQEILNVNYITDSLLENCDPHY
- the tmem186 gene encoding transmembrane protein 186, whose translation is MHRSTTLFPRLSYHVLAHCRGYCVLRGSSRSLICGPQPHVVSRLDPRWTPSIQHSYPVPPSPHVTALTKYSDLSTPKYNLIYSLPHIKLLRAVSRLKLIQTGITMLLLPPVYYMYFQGDASYLLVSYSTGIAAFAAVMLFSASHYLRRVVGMMYLDESQTTLKVSHLTFWGRRKDVYLPVTDVMTLGDTGDSIGETILRLKRYSSSETLYFSTRLGRVVDRQAFEKVFGTLI
- the LOC115121187 gene encoding 4-aminobutyrate aminotransferase, mitochondrial, translating into MAYSLVVPPASHFHTSTLRSMASSILRRHLASSLRPSRGLSASGHRQQQTTAKRVEEVEFDGPCMKTEVPGPRSKILAQQLESIQSVVQLNFFCDYEESKGNYLVDVDGNRMLDVYTQIASIPIGYNHPALTKVMTDPKNMGTFVNRPALGMMPPEQFSEKLVNGLMAVAPKGFSRVQTMACGSCSNENAYKAIFIWYRNKMRGTPEPTPEEVRTSVINQVPGCPDLTLLSFMGGFHGRTLGCLATTHTKAIQKLDVPSFDWPIAPFPQLRYPLDQFERENTREEARCLEEAEDLIVKWNQKGRHVAGVVIEPIQAEGGDNHASFDFYRKLRGITKKHGCAFLVDEVQTGGGSTGKFWAHEHWGLDDPADIVSFSKKMLTGGYYQKDSFQPDKPFRIFNTWLGDHTKNLLLTEVIKVIKTENLLDQAKRSGKVMLEGLYDLQDKYPHLLSKARGIGTFCAIDVKDEDTRNLLLLKARNKGVVLGGCGTQSIRFRPALVFKEHHAHLFLDIFNDAIAELK